One window from the genome of Alnus glutinosa chromosome 13, dhAlnGlut1.1, whole genome shotgun sequence encodes:
- the LOC133854372 gene encoding uncharacterized protein LOC133854372 isoform X1, translated as MAATNTTGPAPVDSGSAAGAPGSVLSDEMTAKAMHKRYEGLVMVRTKAIKGKGAWYWAHLEPLLVQNAETGMPKAVKLRCSLCDAVFSASNPSRTASEHLKRGTCPNFNSVAKPISSVSPSSASLASPPPTSRKRLSSAASAGGGTGGGSGPSYQVPPLAIVDPSRFELAYSSAVSATTVLATSTGALLSQQPHLMLSGGKEDLGALAMLEDSVKKLKSPKTSPGPTLSKNQSDCALDFLADWVFESCGSVSFSSLEHPKFRAFLNQVGLPAVSRREFTGARLDVKFEEAKAESEERIKDAMFFQIASDGWKFKNYGVLGEESLVNLTVNLPNGTSLYRRAVFVTGSVPSKYAEEILWETITGICGNAVQQCVGIVADKFKAKALRNLETQNHWMVNLSCQFQGFNSLIKDFSRELPLFKTVTENCFKLANFVNYKSQIRNTFHKFQLQEYGHAGLLRVPFRECESVSFGPLYTVVEDILNSSRSLQLVLMDESYKMAAMEDPIAREVGEMIRGAGFWNELDAVHSLIKLVKDMAQDIEIERPLVGQCLPLWDELRTKVKDWCSKFHIAEGLVEKVIDRRFKKNYHPAWAAAYILDPLYLIRDTSGKYLPPFKCLTPDQEKDVDKLITRLVSREEAHIVLMELMKWRTEGLDPVYARAVQMKERDPVTGKMKLANPQSSRLVWETYLTEFKSLGKVAVRLIFLHATSCGFKCNWSFLRWVCAHAPSRVGMDKAQRLIFVAAHSKLDRRDFSSDEDKDAELFTLANGEDDVLKEVDTSSIRQRYRLTGEATI; from the exons ATGGCGGCTACGAACACCACCGGACCAGCTCCGGTGGACTCTGGCTCGGCCGCCGGAGCGCCCGGGTCAGTCTTGAGCGACGAGATGACAGCGAAGGCCATGCACAAGAGGTACGAAGGGTTGGTGATGGTGCGTACGAAGGCGATAAAGGGGAAAGGCGCGTGGTACTGGGCTCACCTGGAGCCCTTGCTGGTGCAGAACGCCGAGACGGGCATGCCCAAGGCGGTCAAGCTCAGGTGCTCCCTCTGCGACGCCGTTTTCTCCGCCTCGAACCCTTCCCGGACAGCCTCGGAGCACCTCAAGCGCGGGACTTGCCCCAACTTCAACTCCGTCGCCAAACCCATTTCCTCTGTTTCACCCTCCTCTGCTTCTTTGGCTTCTCCGCCTCCAACTTCTCGTAAGCGTCTCTCGTCTGCGGCTTCAGCCGGTGGCGGTACTGGCGGGGGCTCGGGTCCTTCGTACCAGGTGCCGCCGCTGGCGATAGTTGATCCGTCGCGGTTCGAGCTGGCGTACTCGTCGGCGGTGTCGGCGACGACGGTTTTGGCGACGAGCACGGGGGCTCTGCTTTCACAGCAGCCGCATTTGATGCTCTCTGGTGGAAAGGAGGATTTGGGAGCTCTGGCTATGTTGGAAGACAGTGTGAAGAAGCTCAAGAGTCCGAAAACCTCACCGGGGCCGACGCTCAGTAAGAACCAGAGTGATTGCGCTCTTGATTTTCTAGCTGATTGGGTGTTTGAGTCTTGTGGGTCGGTCTCTTTTTCCAGCTTGGAGCACCCCAAGTTCAGAGCTTTCCTTAATCAAGTCGGTTTACCGGCGGTTTCTCGCAGAGAGTTCACCGGCGCTAGATTGGATGTTAAGTTCGAGGAAGCCAAGGCTGAGTCTGAAGAGAGGATTAAAGACGCCATGTTCTTTCAGATTGCCTCCGATGGGTGGAAATTCAAGAATTATGGGGTTTTGGGGGAAGAGAGTTTGGTTAATTTGACTGTGAATCTTCCGAACGGCACTAGTTTGTATAGGAGGGCAGTGTTTGTTACTGGCTCCGTTCCTTCTAAGTACGCAGAGGAGATTTTGTGGGAGACCATCACAGGCATTTGTGGGAATGCTGTGCAGCAGTGTGTAGGAATAGTTGCAGACAAATTTAAGGCAAAGGCGTTGAGGAATTTGGAGACTCAGAATCATTGGATGGTTAATCTCTCTTGTCAGTTTCAGGGTTTCAATAGTTTGATTAAGGACTTCAGCAGGGAGCTTCCATTGTTCAAGACTGTCACTGAGAATTGTTTCAAGCTTGCCAATTTCGTCAACTACAAGTCTCAGATTCGAAACACCTTCCATAAGTTCCAGTTGCAGGAGTACGGACACGCTGGGTTGCTTCGAGTGCCGTTTCGCGAGTGCGAGAGTGTGAGCTTTGGTCCTCTATATACAGTGGTGGAGGATATACTGAATTCATCTCGATCATTACAGTTGGTTTTGATGGATGAATCGTACAAGATGGCAGCAATGGAGGACCCTATTGCAAGAGAAGTTGGCGAGATGATTCGGGGTGCCGGGTTTTGGAATGAATTGGATGCAGTTCACTCATTGATTAAATTGGTGAAGGACATGGCTCAAGATATTGAGATAGAAAGGCCATTAGTTGGGCAATGTCTCCCTCTTTGGGATGAGCTAAGAACAAAAGTGAAGGATTGGTGTTCTAAATTCCACATTGCAGAAGGATTGGTAGAGAAGGTGATTGACAGGAGATTCAAGAAAAATTATCACCCTGCTTGGGCTGCTGCTTACATACTTGATCCTCTGTATTTGATTAGAGACACTAGTGGGAAATACCTTCCACCATTCAAATGCTTGACACCCGACCAGGAAAAGGATGTCGACAAGCTCATAACCCGGCTTGTTTCGCGGGAAGAAGCTCACATTGTGCTAATGGAGCTCATGAAATGGAGAACAGAAGGGCTTGATCCTGTCTATGCAAGAGCTGTACAGATGAAGGAGAGGGACCCTGTTACAGGAAAGATGAAGCTTGCCAATCCACAGAGCAGTAGGCTTGTGTGGGAAACATATCTTACTGAATTTAAGTCGCTAGGAAAAGTTGCTGTCAGGCTTATCTTTCTTCATGCAACTTCTTGTGGATTCAAATGCAATTGGTCTTTCTTGAGATGGGTGTGCGCGCATGCGCCCTCGAGGGTTGGCATGGACAAGGCGCAGAGGCTGATATTCGTTGCAGCTCATTCGAAACTTGACAGACGGGATTTTTCCAGCGATGAAGATAAGGATGCCGAGCTGTTCACCTTGGCAAACGGTGAGGATGATGTGCTAAAGGAGGTTGATACATC AAGCATTCGACAAAGATATCGTTTGACTGGAGAGGCCACCATATGA
- the LOC133854372 gene encoding uncharacterized protein LOC133854372 isoform X3 encodes MAATNTTGPAPVDSGSAAGAPGSVLSDEMTAKAMHKRYEGLVMVRTKAIKGKGAWYWAHLEPLLVQNAETGMPKAVKLRCSLCDAVFSASNPSRTASEHLKRGTCPNFNSVAKPISSVSPSSASLASPPPTSRKRLSSAASAGGGTGGGSGPSYQVPPLAIVDPSRFELAYSSAVSATTVLATSTGALLSQQPHLMLSGGKEDLGALAMLEDSVKKLKSPKTSPGPTLSKNQSDCALDFLADWVFESCGSVSFSSLEHPKFRAFLNQVGLPAVSRREFTGARLDVKFEEAKAESEERIKDAMFFQIASDGWKFKNYGVLGEESLVNLTVNLPNGTSLYRRAVFVTGSVPSKYAEEILWETITGICGNAVQQCVGIVADKFKAKALRNLETQNHWMVNLSCQFQGFNSLIKDFSRELPLFKTVTENCFKLANFVNYKSQIRNTFHKFQLQEYGHAGLLRVPFRECESVSFGPLYTVVEDILNSSRSLQLVLMDESYKMAAMEDPIAREVGEMIRGAGFWNELDAVHSLIKLVKDMAQDIEIERPLVGQCLPLWDELRTKVKDWCSKFHIAEGLVEKVIDRRFKKNYHPAWAAAYILDPLYLIRDTSGKYLPPFKCLTPDQEKDVDKLITRLVSREEAHIVLMELMKWRTEGLDPVYARAVQMKERDPVTGKMKLANPQSSRLVWETYLTEFKSLGKVAVRLIFLHATSCGFKCNWSFLRWVCAHAPSRVGMDKAQRLIFVAAHSKLDRRDFSSDEDKDAELFTLANGGKKRGTLLGDESLYSYCCSAS; translated from the exons ATGGCGGCTACGAACACCACCGGACCAGCTCCGGTGGACTCTGGCTCGGCCGCCGGAGCGCCCGGGTCAGTCTTGAGCGACGAGATGACAGCGAAGGCCATGCACAAGAGGTACGAAGGGTTGGTGATGGTGCGTACGAAGGCGATAAAGGGGAAAGGCGCGTGGTACTGGGCTCACCTGGAGCCCTTGCTGGTGCAGAACGCCGAGACGGGCATGCCCAAGGCGGTCAAGCTCAGGTGCTCCCTCTGCGACGCCGTTTTCTCCGCCTCGAACCCTTCCCGGACAGCCTCGGAGCACCTCAAGCGCGGGACTTGCCCCAACTTCAACTCCGTCGCCAAACCCATTTCCTCTGTTTCACCCTCCTCTGCTTCTTTGGCTTCTCCGCCTCCAACTTCTCGTAAGCGTCTCTCGTCTGCGGCTTCAGCCGGTGGCGGTACTGGCGGGGGCTCGGGTCCTTCGTACCAGGTGCCGCCGCTGGCGATAGTTGATCCGTCGCGGTTCGAGCTGGCGTACTCGTCGGCGGTGTCGGCGACGACGGTTTTGGCGACGAGCACGGGGGCTCTGCTTTCACAGCAGCCGCATTTGATGCTCTCTGGTGGAAAGGAGGATTTGGGAGCTCTGGCTATGTTGGAAGACAGTGTGAAGAAGCTCAAGAGTCCGAAAACCTCACCGGGGCCGACGCTCAGTAAGAACCAGAGTGATTGCGCTCTTGATTTTCTAGCTGATTGGGTGTTTGAGTCTTGTGGGTCGGTCTCTTTTTCCAGCTTGGAGCACCCCAAGTTCAGAGCTTTCCTTAATCAAGTCGGTTTACCGGCGGTTTCTCGCAGAGAGTTCACCGGCGCTAGATTGGATGTTAAGTTCGAGGAAGCCAAGGCTGAGTCTGAAGAGAGGATTAAAGACGCCATGTTCTTTCAGATTGCCTCCGATGGGTGGAAATTCAAGAATTATGGGGTTTTGGGGGAAGAGAGTTTGGTTAATTTGACTGTGAATCTTCCGAACGGCACTAGTTTGTATAGGAGGGCAGTGTTTGTTACTGGCTCCGTTCCTTCTAAGTACGCAGAGGAGATTTTGTGGGAGACCATCACAGGCATTTGTGGGAATGCTGTGCAGCAGTGTGTAGGAATAGTTGCAGACAAATTTAAGGCAAAGGCGTTGAGGAATTTGGAGACTCAGAATCATTGGATGGTTAATCTCTCTTGTCAGTTTCAGGGTTTCAATAGTTTGATTAAGGACTTCAGCAGGGAGCTTCCATTGTTCAAGACTGTCACTGAGAATTGTTTCAAGCTTGCCAATTTCGTCAACTACAAGTCTCAGATTCGAAACACCTTCCATAAGTTCCAGTTGCAGGAGTACGGACACGCTGGGTTGCTTCGAGTGCCGTTTCGCGAGTGCGAGAGTGTGAGCTTTGGTCCTCTATATACAGTGGTGGAGGATATACTGAATTCATCTCGATCATTACAGTTGGTTTTGATGGATGAATCGTACAAGATGGCAGCAATGGAGGACCCTATTGCAAGAGAAGTTGGCGAGATGATTCGGGGTGCCGGGTTTTGGAATGAATTGGATGCAGTTCACTCATTGATTAAATTGGTGAAGGACATGGCTCAAGATATTGAGATAGAAAGGCCATTAGTTGGGCAATGTCTCCCTCTTTGGGATGAGCTAAGAACAAAAGTGAAGGATTGGTGTTCTAAATTCCACATTGCAGAAGGATTGGTAGAGAAGGTGATTGACAGGAGATTCAAGAAAAATTATCACCCTGCTTGGGCTGCTGCTTACATACTTGATCCTCTGTATTTGATTAGAGACACTAGTGGGAAATACCTTCCACCATTCAAATGCTTGACACCCGACCAGGAAAAGGATGTCGACAAGCTCATAACCCGGCTTGTTTCGCGGGAAGAAGCTCACATTGTGCTAATGGAGCTCATGAAATGGAGAACAGAAGGGCTTGATCCTGTCTATGCAAGAGCTGTACAGATGAAGGAGAGGGACCCTGTTACAGGAAAGATGAAGCTTGCCAATCCACAGAGCAGTAGGCTTGTGTGGGAAACATATCTTACTGAATTTAAGTCGCTAGGAAAAGTTGCTGTCAGGCTTATCTTTCTTCATGCAACTTCTTGTGGATTCAAATGCAATTGGTCTTTCTTGAGATGGGTGTGCGCGCATGCGCCCTCGAGGGTTGGCATGGACAAGGCGCAGAGGCTGATATTCGTTGCAGCTCATTCGAAACTTGACAGACGGGATTTTTCCAGCGATGAAGATAAGGATGCCGAGCTGTTCACCTTGGCAAACG GTGGGAAAAAGAGAGGGACTTTGCTAGGGGATGAATCTTTGTACTCCTACTGCTGCTCGGCCTCATGA
- the LOC133854372 gene encoding uncharacterized protein LOC133854372 isoform X6: MAATNTTGPAPVDSGSAAGAPGSVLSDEMTAKAMHKRYEGLVMVRTKAIKGKGAWYWAHLEPLLVQNAETGMPKAVKLRCSLCDAVFSASNPSRTASEHLKRGTCPNFNSVAKPISSVSPSSASLASPPPTSRKRLSSAASAGGGTGGGSGPSYQVPPLAIVDPSRFELAYSSAVSATTVLATSTGALLSQQPHLMLSGGKEDLGALAMLEDSVKKLKSPKTSPGPTLSKNQSDCALDFLADWVFESCGSVSFSSLEHPKFRAFLNQVGLPAVSRREFTGARLDVKFEEAKAESEERIKDAMFFQIASDGWKFKNYGVLGEESLVNLTVNLPNGTSLYRRAVFVTGSVPSKYAEEILWETITGICGNAVQQCVGIVADKFKAKALRNLETQNHWMVNLSCQFQGFNSLIKDFSRELPLFKTVTENCFKLANFVNYKSQIRNTFHKFQLQEYGHAGLLRVPFRECESVSFGPLYTVVEDILNSSRSLQLVLMDESYKMAAMEDPIAREVGEMIRGAGFWNELDAVHSLIKLVKDMAQDIEIERPLVGQCLPLWDELRTKVKDWCSKFHIAEGLVEKVIDRRFKKNYHPAWAAAYILDPLYLIRDTSGKYLPPFKCLTPDQEKDVDKLITRLVSREEAHIVLMELMKWRTEGLDPVYARAVQMKERDPVTGKMKLANPQSSRLVWETYLTEFKSLGKVAVRLIFLHATSCGFKCNWSFLRWVCAHAPSRVGMDKAQRLIFVAAHSKLDRRDFSSDEDKDAELFTLANVRWEKERDFARG, translated from the exons ATGGCGGCTACGAACACCACCGGACCAGCTCCGGTGGACTCTGGCTCGGCCGCCGGAGCGCCCGGGTCAGTCTTGAGCGACGAGATGACAGCGAAGGCCATGCACAAGAGGTACGAAGGGTTGGTGATGGTGCGTACGAAGGCGATAAAGGGGAAAGGCGCGTGGTACTGGGCTCACCTGGAGCCCTTGCTGGTGCAGAACGCCGAGACGGGCATGCCCAAGGCGGTCAAGCTCAGGTGCTCCCTCTGCGACGCCGTTTTCTCCGCCTCGAACCCTTCCCGGACAGCCTCGGAGCACCTCAAGCGCGGGACTTGCCCCAACTTCAACTCCGTCGCCAAACCCATTTCCTCTGTTTCACCCTCCTCTGCTTCTTTGGCTTCTCCGCCTCCAACTTCTCGTAAGCGTCTCTCGTCTGCGGCTTCAGCCGGTGGCGGTACTGGCGGGGGCTCGGGTCCTTCGTACCAGGTGCCGCCGCTGGCGATAGTTGATCCGTCGCGGTTCGAGCTGGCGTACTCGTCGGCGGTGTCGGCGACGACGGTTTTGGCGACGAGCACGGGGGCTCTGCTTTCACAGCAGCCGCATTTGATGCTCTCTGGTGGAAAGGAGGATTTGGGAGCTCTGGCTATGTTGGAAGACAGTGTGAAGAAGCTCAAGAGTCCGAAAACCTCACCGGGGCCGACGCTCAGTAAGAACCAGAGTGATTGCGCTCTTGATTTTCTAGCTGATTGGGTGTTTGAGTCTTGTGGGTCGGTCTCTTTTTCCAGCTTGGAGCACCCCAAGTTCAGAGCTTTCCTTAATCAAGTCGGTTTACCGGCGGTTTCTCGCAGAGAGTTCACCGGCGCTAGATTGGATGTTAAGTTCGAGGAAGCCAAGGCTGAGTCTGAAGAGAGGATTAAAGACGCCATGTTCTTTCAGATTGCCTCCGATGGGTGGAAATTCAAGAATTATGGGGTTTTGGGGGAAGAGAGTTTGGTTAATTTGACTGTGAATCTTCCGAACGGCACTAGTTTGTATAGGAGGGCAGTGTTTGTTACTGGCTCCGTTCCTTCTAAGTACGCAGAGGAGATTTTGTGGGAGACCATCACAGGCATTTGTGGGAATGCTGTGCAGCAGTGTGTAGGAATAGTTGCAGACAAATTTAAGGCAAAGGCGTTGAGGAATTTGGAGACTCAGAATCATTGGATGGTTAATCTCTCTTGTCAGTTTCAGGGTTTCAATAGTTTGATTAAGGACTTCAGCAGGGAGCTTCCATTGTTCAAGACTGTCACTGAGAATTGTTTCAAGCTTGCCAATTTCGTCAACTACAAGTCTCAGATTCGAAACACCTTCCATAAGTTCCAGTTGCAGGAGTACGGACACGCTGGGTTGCTTCGAGTGCCGTTTCGCGAGTGCGAGAGTGTGAGCTTTGGTCCTCTATATACAGTGGTGGAGGATATACTGAATTCATCTCGATCATTACAGTTGGTTTTGATGGATGAATCGTACAAGATGGCAGCAATGGAGGACCCTATTGCAAGAGAAGTTGGCGAGATGATTCGGGGTGCCGGGTTTTGGAATGAATTGGATGCAGTTCACTCATTGATTAAATTGGTGAAGGACATGGCTCAAGATATTGAGATAGAAAGGCCATTAGTTGGGCAATGTCTCCCTCTTTGGGATGAGCTAAGAACAAAAGTGAAGGATTGGTGTTCTAAATTCCACATTGCAGAAGGATTGGTAGAGAAGGTGATTGACAGGAGATTCAAGAAAAATTATCACCCTGCTTGGGCTGCTGCTTACATACTTGATCCTCTGTATTTGATTAGAGACACTAGTGGGAAATACCTTCCACCATTCAAATGCTTGACACCCGACCAGGAAAAGGATGTCGACAAGCTCATAACCCGGCTTGTTTCGCGGGAAGAAGCTCACATTGTGCTAATGGAGCTCATGAAATGGAGAACAGAAGGGCTTGATCCTGTCTATGCAAGAGCTGTACAGATGAAGGAGAGGGACCCTGTTACAGGAAAGATGAAGCTTGCCAATCCACAGAGCAGTAGGCTTGTGTGGGAAACATATCTTACTGAATTTAAGTCGCTAGGAAAAGTTGCTGTCAGGCTTATCTTTCTTCATGCAACTTCTTGTGGATTCAAATGCAATTGGTCTTTCTTGAGATGGGTGTGCGCGCATGCGCCCTCGAGGGTTGGCATGGACAAGGCGCAGAGGCTGATATTCGTTGCAGCTCATTCGAAACTTGACAGACGGGATTTTTCCAGCGATGAAGATAAGGATGCCGAGCTGTTCACCTTGGCAAACG TCAGGTGGGAAAAAGAGAGGGACTTTGCTAGGGGATGA
- the LOC133854372 gene encoding uncharacterized protein LOC133854372 isoform X2 produces MAATNTTGPAPVDSGSAAGAPGSVLSDEMTAKAMHKRYEGLVMVRTKAIKGKGAWYWAHLEPLLVQNAETGMPKAVKLRCSLCDAVFSASNPSRTASEHLKRGTCPNFNSVAKPISSVSPSSASLASPPPTSRKRLSSAASAGGGTGGGSGPSYQVPPLAIVDPSRFELAYSSAVSATTVLATSTGALLSQQPHLMLSGGKEDLGALAMLEDSVKKLKSPKTSPGPTLSKNQSDCALDFLADWVFESCGSVSFSSLEHPKFRAFLNQVGLPAVSRREFTGARLDVKFEEAKAESEERIKDAMFFQIASDGWKFKNYGVLGEESLVNLTVNLPNGTSLYRRAVFVTGSVPSKYAEEILWETITGICGNAVQQCVGIVADKFKAKALRNLETQNHWMVNLSCQFQGFNSLIKDFSRELPLFKTVTENCFKLANFVNYKSQIRNTFHKFQLQEYGHAGLLRVPFRECESVSFGPLYTVVEDILNSSRSLQLVLMDESYKMAAMEDPIAREVGEMIRGAGFWNELDAVHSLIKLVKDMAQDIEIERPLVGQCLPLWDELRTKVKDWCSKFHIAEGLVEKVIDRRFKKNYHPAWAAAYILDPLYLIRDTSGKYLPPFKCLTPDQEKDVDKLITRLVSREEAHIVLMELMKWRTEGLDPVYARAVQMKERDPVTGKMKLANPQSSRLVWETYLTEFKSLGKVAVRLIFLHATSCGFKCNWSFLRWVCAHAPSRVGMDKAQRLIFVAAHSKLDRRDFSSDEDKDAELFTLANGEDDVLKEVDTSWEKERDFARG; encoded by the exons ATGGCGGCTACGAACACCACCGGACCAGCTCCGGTGGACTCTGGCTCGGCCGCCGGAGCGCCCGGGTCAGTCTTGAGCGACGAGATGACAGCGAAGGCCATGCACAAGAGGTACGAAGGGTTGGTGATGGTGCGTACGAAGGCGATAAAGGGGAAAGGCGCGTGGTACTGGGCTCACCTGGAGCCCTTGCTGGTGCAGAACGCCGAGACGGGCATGCCCAAGGCGGTCAAGCTCAGGTGCTCCCTCTGCGACGCCGTTTTCTCCGCCTCGAACCCTTCCCGGACAGCCTCGGAGCACCTCAAGCGCGGGACTTGCCCCAACTTCAACTCCGTCGCCAAACCCATTTCCTCTGTTTCACCCTCCTCTGCTTCTTTGGCTTCTCCGCCTCCAACTTCTCGTAAGCGTCTCTCGTCTGCGGCTTCAGCCGGTGGCGGTACTGGCGGGGGCTCGGGTCCTTCGTACCAGGTGCCGCCGCTGGCGATAGTTGATCCGTCGCGGTTCGAGCTGGCGTACTCGTCGGCGGTGTCGGCGACGACGGTTTTGGCGACGAGCACGGGGGCTCTGCTTTCACAGCAGCCGCATTTGATGCTCTCTGGTGGAAAGGAGGATTTGGGAGCTCTGGCTATGTTGGAAGACAGTGTGAAGAAGCTCAAGAGTCCGAAAACCTCACCGGGGCCGACGCTCAGTAAGAACCAGAGTGATTGCGCTCTTGATTTTCTAGCTGATTGGGTGTTTGAGTCTTGTGGGTCGGTCTCTTTTTCCAGCTTGGAGCACCCCAAGTTCAGAGCTTTCCTTAATCAAGTCGGTTTACCGGCGGTTTCTCGCAGAGAGTTCACCGGCGCTAGATTGGATGTTAAGTTCGAGGAAGCCAAGGCTGAGTCTGAAGAGAGGATTAAAGACGCCATGTTCTTTCAGATTGCCTCCGATGGGTGGAAATTCAAGAATTATGGGGTTTTGGGGGAAGAGAGTTTGGTTAATTTGACTGTGAATCTTCCGAACGGCACTAGTTTGTATAGGAGGGCAGTGTTTGTTACTGGCTCCGTTCCTTCTAAGTACGCAGAGGAGATTTTGTGGGAGACCATCACAGGCATTTGTGGGAATGCTGTGCAGCAGTGTGTAGGAATAGTTGCAGACAAATTTAAGGCAAAGGCGTTGAGGAATTTGGAGACTCAGAATCATTGGATGGTTAATCTCTCTTGTCAGTTTCAGGGTTTCAATAGTTTGATTAAGGACTTCAGCAGGGAGCTTCCATTGTTCAAGACTGTCACTGAGAATTGTTTCAAGCTTGCCAATTTCGTCAACTACAAGTCTCAGATTCGAAACACCTTCCATAAGTTCCAGTTGCAGGAGTACGGACACGCTGGGTTGCTTCGAGTGCCGTTTCGCGAGTGCGAGAGTGTGAGCTTTGGTCCTCTATATACAGTGGTGGAGGATATACTGAATTCATCTCGATCATTACAGTTGGTTTTGATGGATGAATCGTACAAGATGGCAGCAATGGAGGACCCTATTGCAAGAGAAGTTGGCGAGATGATTCGGGGTGCCGGGTTTTGGAATGAATTGGATGCAGTTCACTCATTGATTAAATTGGTGAAGGACATGGCTCAAGATATTGAGATAGAAAGGCCATTAGTTGGGCAATGTCTCCCTCTTTGGGATGAGCTAAGAACAAAAGTGAAGGATTGGTGTTCTAAATTCCACATTGCAGAAGGATTGGTAGAGAAGGTGATTGACAGGAGATTCAAGAAAAATTATCACCCTGCTTGGGCTGCTGCTTACATACTTGATCCTCTGTATTTGATTAGAGACACTAGTGGGAAATACCTTCCACCATTCAAATGCTTGACACCCGACCAGGAAAAGGATGTCGACAAGCTCATAACCCGGCTTGTTTCGCGGGAAGAAGCTCACATTGTGCTAATGGAGCTCATGAAATGGAGAACAGAAGGGCTTGATCCTGTCTATGCAAGAGCTGTACAGATGAAGGAGAGGGACCCTGTTACAGGAAAGATGAAGCTTGCCAATCCACAGAGCAGTAGGCTTGTGTGGGAAACATATCTTACTGAATTTAAGTCGCTAGGAAAAGTTGCTGTCAGGCTTATCTTTCTTCATGCAACTTCTTGTGGATTCAAATGCAATTGGTCTTTCTTGAGATGGGTGTGCGCGCATGCGCCCTCGAGGGTTGGCATGGACAAGGCGCAGAGGCTGATATTCGTTGCAGCTCATTCGAAACTTGACAGACGGGATTTTTCCAGCGATGAAGATAAGGATGCCGAGCTGTTCACCTTGGCAAACGGTGAGGATGATGTGCTAAAGGAGGTTGATACATC GTGGGAAAAAGAGAGGGACTTTGCTAGGGGATGA